The window TGACAAAAATAGCGCCCAGCAGGCCCCCCACCGGCCAAGTCAGCAAGGAGGAAAGCGTGAAGTGCATATCCGTTATCTGGTTATAAACGGGTAATAACAGCGTTACCAGTAGCAGCGAGAGCACAATGGCTAGGCCGGTCAACAGTAAAGACTCGCCCAGAAATTGAATCAGCACCTGGAAGCGAGCGGCTCCAATGGCTTTCCGAACGCCCACTTCCCGGCTTCGCCCAACGGATTGAGCCAGAGAAAGATTGATATAATTGATGGAGGCAATCAGCAACAGAAACCCGGCTACCAGCGAGAAGATCAGTAAGTAGGATTGATTGGCTTTGGGTGTATCAAAGAGTTTAGATTCCCCCAAGTGAATGTCCCTCAGGTTTTCTAAGACAAAAGTTATGTGGCCACCCCGTTTGGCAAAGTCCGCTTGAATGGGCTGAGCGACTTGGGCCAGTTTTTGGGAAAAGTCGCTACCACTAGCGGTCTGTTTAAACAACACGTAGCTACTACACCACGCCTGCTTCTCTAGTTTCCCAGGCTCTTGGGCAATCAGTACCTGGAAGGGCATATCGGTGTTGGAGGGGATGTCGCGCAGCACGCCTGTGATCTGATAGCTATTGCCCCCTGACTGGAGCAGTTGACCAACGACCCCTTTGCCTTGGTTCCAGTCGTTACCAAACAATCGCCGGGCTACCCCTTCCGTCATGACGAGCGATCCGGGGCGAACTAAGGCCGTTTTGGGATCACCGGTCAACAGGGGATAGGTAAAGACGGTCAAAAAGGTTGGATCATACACGGTGTACACCTGATCCAGACTAATTACACGTGGCGCTTTAGGGGTTGGCTGAGCGGCAAGTTTAAAGGAAACGTGGCCAGGATTGGCTTGCAGTCGAATGACCTCTTCGACCTCGGGATAGTCGGCCTTTAGCTGCTGGCCAATAAAGTTAGGAGCCCAAGCCGTATGACTTTCTTTTCCATCGACGGTCAATTGAGTCGTTAACTGGAAAATGCGGTTGGCCTTGAGGTGGTAATTATCATAACTAAGTTCATGCTGCACATACAGCATAATCAGCACACAACTGGTTACACTGACGATCAATCCGAGCAGATTAATAAATAAAGCCAGTTTCTGGCGCTTTACACTGCGCCAAGCACTTTTGACGTAATTATTAAGCATGCTATTGGTGAAGCGATTGAGTTTAGCGGCTGGCCCAACGAAGCGGTTGCCATTCGGAGAAGGGATCATGGTACAGATCGGTCATGGTTTTAGGACTATGCGTATAGATGTTATTTTGCGACAAAATCCATAACTCGTATTTTCTTCCAGACTTGGCAAGCTGACGTTGAACCGCTCAATAGCTCGGGTGATCGCCTAAACTATTGTCTCTTTTAATGCCCAAAAATTTAGGCAATGCCATGAGGCTCTTTCGTCTTAGCCGATAGGGTATTTTGAGATTATGGAAGGGGATTAAATTCTTAAAAGGACATGACCTTGTCTTGCCCTCCTGAGAACAGCCTTTAAAAAATGAATGTCAGTTTAAGCGTTTCAAATTATTCCCGGCATTTCTGTCCAGTAAGTTAGCATAGGGGTCTATGCCCACAAATTCCGGCCGGCCCTTTACCTTGACGCTAATCGTATGCGCTCCCGCCTGTAGCTTATACTTATTTACATATAAAGGATTCGTTTGCCGTTGTCCGGCTTTATTAATGGTGTCCTTTGCGAAAACACCCAGATCTATGTAATCATTTGTTGTTTGGGCAGATACTTCTTTACCGGTTTTATCCAGCGCTGTTTTGGCAACATGCACGGAAAAGATAACCTGGTATTCGTTTTTGTCAATCGGAATGGCTTTAGCCTCTAGTATCTTATTATCATACACGGTTACCCTTAGCCAGTTATCGGCTAAATAGTATTTTAGGGAGTCGGGCACATGCTTTTGCAGATAATCGTAAAGATCATGATCACCGGCATACGGCGGTTTGTTTTTAAAGGCATAAGCCTGTTTAAAATCACGCAAAGCGGCATTTAAACTCTTCTCGCCGATTAAGTTTTTTAAGCCATACAGGACCACTCCGGCTTTAGCGCTTTGCTCTGGGAAGTTCATCGTCATCAGCGGTTGTTCGGGTTCGTTCAACCGGCTTCTCCGGTAATGGTAATCAGTCAACTGATCCAAAACGATAGCACGCATATTAGTTGCTCCGTACTCCTTTTCCAGTAAGGCCAGCGCGCTATAAGTAGCCAGCCCCTCGGAGATGATCAATGAGCCAACCGTATTATTGGGCGCTACCTGGAAGCGCCACCATTGCTGGGCCAACGTACGGGCGGTACGGAAATATGTATAATCGAACTGGTTCGGGTCGCTGAAATGAGCGTTCCAGGCAAAATCCTCTGTATAGGCATCGAGCGTAGCCAGCGAAGTTATTTTGTTTTGATAAACATTGGTCTCAGCCAGGCGGATAGTCTTGAATGGGTAATCCCCGTAAGCCTGGCTGAAATAATGCAGCCCATCTTTATAGGCGGCCATGAAACGGCTTATATTGGCGGCATGTTGCGGATGATAATAAATAGCGATTTCCACCGGGTGATCCAATTGCACCGTATCCTGCAAAACAGCATAGCGGGCCGATAGGATACCGATGGGCATATAAAGTCCCGGATCGGTTTGTGTATACTGAAAATAATTGCGGCCGTTCTGCTTCCAGTGTTTAACCAATGTTCCGGGCGCGAGCGCCGTTTGATCAGCGGAGGTGCTAACGGTTAGGTCCAGCTTTAATAAGTCAATAGTCGGGCCTGCTTTCAATGTTGCCCGTCCGGCAGGGTCATCCTGCGGAATAGCACCGGGCTCGATTTTTTTAGGTAAATGGTATCTTCGGCGTTCAAACGGATCGGTCAGCTCCTCGAAAGTATCATAACCCAGGCTTGGCAATCCGCCTTGAAAAAAAGTGCCGTTATGCAGCATAGTTTCGGCGTAGGTATCATTGCGGAAGCCAGAATAGCCCTGCGAGGATTGGACTTCCAGCAGCAAAGAATCACCCGGCAGCAGCGCCCGGTCAAACTGATACAGCCGGTATTCAGCCGGTTCACGTTCTGGCCTGAAAAAATTAAATAGCCCGCGATGGTAATAGAGGGGATAGGTATAGGGGATTGCTTTCCCGCTGGTTTTGATCCTAAAATCGGTTAATTCCTCACCATCGACGAGTAATTGGGTAATTGGCTGCTTTGTTTTATTTTGGATGGTAACCCAGGCATGGGTCAACGCTTGCTGTTTATCTGGGTAGAGGTCAACTTGTGATCTGATCCGGGTTACTTTTGGCAGCGGCAGTCCGGCAAACTGTTTTAAGGCAATTTCAAAACGTACTTTACGTTCTGTTTGCTCGTGTTGGGTCAGGTAATTGTTCAGGTAGCTTACGTTATAATAAATAAAGATACCGACAATCAGGAAAGCGGCTAAGACAACCAAGGTTATGCGTTTAGTCGTCTTATCAAAACGTTGTGTAGCCAAGCTGAACCTGTCTTTTAACG of the Spirosoma agri genome contains:
- a CDS encoding ABC transporter permease, which codes for MIPSPNGNRFVGPAAKLNRFTNSMLNNYVKSAWRSVKRQKLALFINLLGLIVSVTSCVLIMLYVQHELSYDNYHLKANRIFQLTTQLTVDGKESHTAWAPNFIGQQLKADYPEVEEVIRLQANPGHVSFKLAAQPTPKAPRVISLDQVYTVYDPTFLTVFTYPLLTGDPKTALVRPGSLVMTEGVARRLFGNDWNQGKGVVGQLLQSGGNSYQITGVLRDIPSNTDMPFQVLIAQEPGKLEKQAWCSSYVLFKQTASGSDFSQKLAQVAQPIQADFAKRGGHITFVLENLRDIHLGESKLFDTPKANQSYLLIFSLVAGFLLLIASINYINLSLAQSVGRSREVGVRKAIGAARFQVLIQFLGESLLLTGLAIVLSLLLVTLLLPVYNQITDMHFTLSSLLTWPVGGLLGAIFVIVGVLAGSYPAFYLASFQPVTALKGKLGAGSKSARAPISQLLVVLQFTISITIIIGTLVVYKQLHYLQQKNLGFQGGQVLVLAVPQEAVNTGTIASLQKALSGLAYVQSVALIGSHSLPSQEMNLSAFNLERDGKMLPLPQRSIDVDENYLTVLGIPLLAGRNFVDARVSSDKDGEVVHEVLVNEALVSKMGWKVEAAIGKGISQGPLGAETWRGRVVGVVKNFHFQSPQQPIEPMVLQNNAWQGPEKVLVRLSTGALRDQLNLVESQWKQILPDHAFEVTFLDATFAQQYRQEQRLVRIFTYFSLLTIVVACLGLFGLSSFATAQRTKEIGVRKVMGAPSYSLIYLLSRQFMVLVGLSILLASPLAWFTMQRWLQDFAYHISIGPGEFVLAGIIAFLIASLTTS
- a CDS encoding ABC transporter permease/M1 family aminopeptidase; this encodes MGLPIYRDIDYRTKQYYLTYPISEGGYFWGRYLGAFSCLLFIASGLIIGAYGGTLLGPVMGWRYAEQYGTNAPAYYLHPFFTIALPNVFFTASLFYGLVSLTRSVKVIYGGGVLLFLGYFLSFFFLMHDHSATVVNLADPFAINGVMLQANEATITEKNSSPIAISGTFLANRLLWTAIGLAILFLAYGRFSFGRFFKEQTAKKLVVDTASATPVSSIPNVHVSFKNPYSRRIVVSLVKTEWLNLVTDNYFWIILSSGVFFLLLTFGMGVSPFGIPELPRTVLLFTIFNDTFPFYIFIFLLFYTGELVHRERGSGFAVINDTLPPSNRILNAAKLLTLLTLGISVALIPVICGLGVQIAQGFFQFHFGLYATQVFALLIPRLLQIVIFCYVVHVLVNQKFVGHTIGLLLWLALFFLNKSGTLDYHLLLYAITPTYQLSDMDGLGHMVVPVSWFNTYWLLFGGLLITLSALGYNRGISSTLKDRFSLATQRFDKTTKRITLVVLAAFLIVGIFIYYNVSYLNNYLTQHEQTERKVRFEIALKQFAGLPLPKVTRIRSQVDLYPDKQQALTHAWVTIQNKTKQPITQLLVDGEELTDFRIKTSGKAIPYTYPLYYHRGLFNFFRPEREPAEYRLYQFDRALLPGDSLLLEVQSSQGYSGFRNDTYAETMLHNGTFFQGGLPSLGYDTFEELTDPFERRRYHLPKKIEPGAIPQDDPAGRATLKAGPTIDLLKLDLTVSTSADQTALAPGTLVKHWKQNGRNYFQYTQTDPGLYMPIGILSARYAVLQDTVQLDHPVEIAIYYHPQHAANISRFMAAYKDGLHYFSQAYGDYPFKTIRLAETNVYQNKITSLATLDAYTEDFAWNAHFSDPNQFDYTYFRTARTLAQQWWRFQVAPNNTVGSLIISEGLATYSALALLEKEYGATNMRAIVLDQLTDYHYRRSRLNEPEQPLMTMNFPEQSAKAGVVLYGLKNLIGEKSLNAALRDFKQAYAFKNKPPYAGDHDLYDYLQKHVPDSLKYYLADNWLRVTVYDNKILEAKAIPIDKNEYQVIFSVHVAKTALDKTGKEVSAQTTNDYIDLGVFAKDTINKAGQRQTNPLYVNKYKLQAGAHTISVKVKGRPEFVGIDPYANLLDRNAGNNLKRLN